One window of the Salmo trutta chromosome 35, fSalTru1.1, whole genome shotgun sequence genome contains the following:
- the LOC115174977 gene encoding ribonucleoside-diphosphate reductase subunit M2, producing MLTTRSPLSKKNTNAITTQMDNISLVDKENTPPSLNTTRILASRTARKIFADDSEVKPQNVKKFNTEEPLLKENPRRFVIFPIKYHDIWQMYKKAEASFWTAEEVDLSKDTQHWDSLKDEERYFISHVLAFFAASDGIVNENLVERFTQEVQVTEARCFYGFQIAMENIHSEMYSLLIDTYIKDPKERDYLFNAIETLPCVKRKADWALNWIGNKNAGFGERVVAFAAVEGIFFSGSFAAIFWLKKRGLMPGLTFSNELISRDEGLHCDFACLMFKHLVHKPSKETVTKLIRNAVEIEQEFLTKALPVKLIGMNCDLMTQYIEFVADRLMLELGFDKIYRVENPFDFMENISLEGKTNFFEKRVGEYQRMGVMSGTTDNAFRLDADF from the exons ATGCTTACAACACGCTCACCACTCTCTAAGAAGAACACCAATGCAATCACCACTCAAATGGACAACATTTCGCTGGTTGACAAAGAAAACACG CCTCCTAGCCTGAACACGACCCGGATTCTGGCCTCAAGAACCGCGCGCAAAATCTTTGCTGATGATTCTGAG GTTAAGCCCCAAAATGTCAAGAAATTCAACACAGAAGAGCCACTCCTGAAAGAAAATCCACGCCGGTTTGTCATTTTCCCCATCAAGTACCATGACATCTGGCAGATGTACAAGAAGGCAGAAGCTTCATTCTGGACAGCTGAGGAG GTTGATCTTTCCAAAGACACGCAGCACTGGGATTCTTTGAAGGATGAGGAGAGATACTTCATCTCTCATGTACTGGCTTTCTTTGCTGCTAGTGATGGCATTGTCAATGAGAACCTG GTCGAGCGATTTACACAGGAAGTCCAGGTGACGGAAGCAAGATGCTTCTATGGTTTCCAAATCGCCATGGAGAACATCCACTCTGAGATGTACAGCCTGCTCATTGACACCTACATCAAAGACCCCAAAGAGAG GGACTACCTCTTCAATGCCATTGAAACGCTCCCCTGTGTGAAGAGGAAGGCTGATTGGGCCCTGAACTGGATCGGTAACAAAAATGCTGGATTTG GTGAGCGTGTGGTTGCATTTGCTGCTGTTGAGGGGATCTTCTTCTCTGGGTCCTTTGCTGCCATTTTCTGGCTGAAGAAGAGGGGGCTCATGCCTGGCCTGACCTTCTCAAATGAGCTCATCAGCAGAGACGAG GGCCTGCACTGTGACTTTGCCTGCCTCATGTTCAAGCACCTGGTGCACAAGCCCTCAAAGGAGACTGTCACCAAGCTCATCAGGAACGCAGTGGAGATTGAGCAG GAGTTCCTGACGAAGGCCCTTCCAGTAAAGCTGATTGGCATGAACTGTGACCTGATGACCCAGTACATAGAGTTTGTGGCTGACAGGCTGATGCTGGAGTTGGGCTTTGACAAG ATCTACAGAGTGGAGAATCCTTTTGACTTCATGGAGAACATCTCACTGGAGGGCAAGACTAACTTCTTTGAGAAGCGAGTAGGGGAGTACCAGAGAATGGGTGTGATGTCTGGCACCACAGACAACGCCTTCCGGCTGGATGCTGACTTCTAA